The following coding sequences are from one Bos indicus x Bos taurus breed Angus x Brahman F1 hybrid chromosome 5, Bos_hybrid_MaternalHap_v2.0, whole genome shotgun sequence window:
- the LOC113892144 gene encoding NADH-cytochrome b5 reductase 3 isoform X2, producing MKLFQRSTPAITLENPDIKYPLRLIDKEVISHDTRRFRFALPSPEHILGLPVGQHIYLSARIDGNLVIRPYTPVSSDDDKGFVDLVIKVYFKDTHPKFPAGGKMSQYLESMKIGDTIEFRGPNGLLVYQGKGKFAIRPDKKSDPVIKTVKSVGMIAGGTGITPMLQVIRAIMKDPDDHTVCHLLFANQTEKDILLRPELEELRNEHSARFKLWYTVDKAPEAWDYSQGFVNEEMIRDHLPPPEEEPLVLMCGPPPMIQYACLPNLDRVGHPKERCFAF from the exons ATGAAGCTGTTCCAGCGCTCCACCCCGGCCATCACGCTCGAGAATCCAGACATCAAGTACCCGCTGCGGCTGATTGACAAGGAG GTCATCAGCCATGACACGCGGCGGTTCCGCTTTGCACTGCCGTCGCCTGAGCACATCCTGGGCCTCCCTGTCG GCCAGCACATCTACCTCTCGGCTCGAATCGATGGGAACCTGGTTATTCGGCCCTACACGCCCGTCTCCAGCGATGACGACAAGGGCTTTGTGGACCTGGTCATCAAG GTTTACTTCAAAGACACCCATCCCAAGTTTCCCGCTGGAGGGAAGATGTCCCAGTACCTGGAAAGCATGAAGATTGGCGACACCATTGAGTTCCGGGGCCCCAACGGGCTGCTGGTCTACCAGGGCAAAG GAAAGTTTGCCATCCGTCCAGACAAGAAGTCCGACCCTGTCATCAAGACGGTGAAATCTGTGGGCATGATTGCAGGAGGAACGG GCATCACCCCAATGCTTCAGGTGATCCGCGCCATCATGAAGGACCCTGATGACCACACCGTGTGCCACCTGCTCTTTGCCAACCAG ACCGAGAAGGACATCCTGCTGCGGCCCGAGCTGGAGGAACTGAGGAACGAGCACTCTGCGCGCTTCAAGCTCTGGTACACGGTGGACAAAGCCCCTGAAG CCTGGGACTACAGCCAGGGCTTCGTGAACGAGGAGATGATCCGGGACCACCTGCCGCCCCCAGAGGAGGAACCGCTGGTGCTGATGTGTGGACCCCCACCCATGATCCAGTACGCCTGCCTGCCCAACCTGGACCGCGTGGGCCACCCCAAGGAGCGCTGCTTCGCCTTCTGA
- the LOC113892144 gene encoding NADH-cytochrome b5 reductase 3 isoform X1, with protein sequence MGAQLSTLGHVVLSPVWFLYSLIMKLFQRSTPAITLENPDIKYPLRLIDKEVISHDTRRFRFALPSPEHILGLPVGQHIYLSARIDGNLVIRPYTPVSSDDDKGFVDLVIKVYFKDTHPKFPAGGKMSQYLESMKIGDTIEFRGPNGLLVYQGKGKFAIRPDKKSDPVIKTVKSVGMIAGGTGITPMLQVIRAIMKDPDDHTVCHLLFANQTEKDILLRPELEELRNEHSARFKLWYTVDKAPEAWDYSQGFVNEEMIRDHLPPPEEEPLVLMCGPPPMIQYACLPNLDRVGHPKERCFAF encoded by the exons ATGGGGGCCCAGCTGAGCACG TTGGGCCACGTGGTCCTCTCCCCAGTCTGGTTCCTGTACAGCCTGATCATGAAGCTGTTCCAGCGCTCCACCCCGGCCATCACGCTCGAGAATCCAGACATCAAGTACCCGCTGCGGCTGATTGACAAGGAG GTCATCAGCCATGACACGCGGCGGTTCCGCTTTGCACTGCCGTCGCCTGAGCACATCCTGGGCCTCCCTGTCG GCCAGCACATCTACCTCTCGGCTCGAATCGATGGGAACCTGGTTATTCGGCCCTACACGCCCGTCTCCAGCGATGACGACAAGGGCTTTGTGGACCTGGTCATCAAG GTTTACTTCAAAGACACCCATCCCAAGTTTCCCGCTGGAGGGAAGATGTCCCAGTACCTGGAAAGCATGAAGATTGGCGACACCATTGAGTTCCGGGGCCCCAACGGGCTGCTGGTCTACCAGGGCAAAG GAAAGTTTGCCATCCGTCCAGACAAGAAGTCCGACCCTGTCATCAAGACGGTGAAATCTGTGGGCATGATTGCAGGAGGAACGG GCATCACCCCAATGCTTCAGGTGATCCGCGCCATCATGAAGGACCCTGATGACCACACCGTGTGCCACCTGCTCTTTGCCAACCAG ACCGAGAAGGACATCCTGCTGCGGCCCGAGCTGGAGGAACTGAGGAACGAGCACTCTGCGCGCTTCAAGCTCTGGTACACGGTGGACAAAGCCCCTGAAG CCTGGGACTACAGCCAGGGCTTCGTGAACGAGGAGATGATCCGGGACCACCTGCCGCCCCCAGAGGAGGAACCGCTGGTGCTGATGTGTGGACCCCCACCCATGATCCAGTACGCCTGCCTGCCCAACCTGGACCGCGTGGGCCACCCCAAGGAGCGCTGCTTCGCCTTCTGA